The nucleotide sequence ACTACTATTCAGCCTATTACATATAATTTAACAACAAAAAAAGCTATAAACAAAACTTCCTTTCTAATACCAATCTGCGTGATGGTTTCTATTTCCTAAATAAAATACAAAACCTGCATTTGCTGTTAGAAAAAATCCGGTTTGAACCTTGTAATCAGCATCAAGAAGGTCGCCTCCGTAAGAATAATGCTGCATTAAATTTAAAACAGGTGTTACATCTAAATAAAAAGCAACCTGATCGCTTATTTTTACCAAAGGAGTAACTCCAAGTTGTAAATTACCAATTTTCTCATAAACATCGCGGTCTTTGGGTTCTAATAACGAAATTCCTGCTCCACCATGCATCAATAATGTAAAACGCTCTTGTAAATTAAAATTCAGTGCTTCGCCTAAATTATAAACAGCTTCCAAAGTAATTTTGTGCATTGTTGACTTGTTCAAATGATTTTCTTTATCCTGAAAATAAAAGTAGCCATACTGTCCCTTCAGTCCAATTTTTTCATTGAACATATACCGCCCCGAAACCTGAAACTGTTTCATAGAAATATAATTGGAAAGGCTTGTCTGATCTTTTGGATTGAAAGGAAAATGAGCTCCCCCTCCTAATTCCAACGAAAAATTATTAAACTGCTGTGCCTGTGCAGCATTGAATGATAAGAAAAACAGAGATAAAACAATGATAAAACGCATATAATTATTCTTTTATAAATATTTGTAAGTTGTAAAAGAATTACAAGAACCAGCCCAAACAATATTAAATAAGGCACCTTTTCTTTATAAAGAAGACCCCAAAAATAGTCGATCCTACGTCTATAAAAGATTAGCGTATTATTACACAGGTTGTTAAAAAGAAATTTACATCTATAGTTGTTGTATTGATTGTTTTGTATGCGTGTAGAAAAATTACTCAAAAAAGGGATTCTTAAGAAAAAGTAGTTTTTGTAATAAAAAATCTCTCCTATTTACGGGAGAGATTCGGTAGAATTTCATCTATACTATTTTCTTATTTCGTAACAAATACTTAATCGGGAAATAGAATAATACCACAATCAAACTAATAATTCCCCACATTAAAAGAAACTCCGAAAAACGGACAAGCATTGTTGTTTTTACAACGTCGCCGTCCATTACAATACCAATGGTAGTCAGTACGAAAGCCACGGATAAAATGTTTAAAAATGATTTTTTCATAATTATATCATTTGCGATTTATTTAATTAACGAGGTAAAATCTTTTTTTAGTATGCAGCTAAGTTAAACTTTGTCCAAATAGCATTGCTTTTGAAAAACTTAATAGCTTTATTGTAAATAACAGAACTAAACCGTTTAGACATTAGTTTTGAAATCCAAGGTTTATCAATCTGTCCTAAAAATATTAACTCTTTAGTTTCAAAAAAATTCAATAACTCATCTATTAAAAGGGTATTATTTTCATCTTTTAACTTTATCCAATAAGAACCTAAGTATTCAGGACAATAAGAAAAGTAATCATCTAAATCTTCCTCAAATGCTAATAAAGGAAAGTTTCTATATTTTACTAAAGCTAAATCTCTGCTTATTATTTAATCATTTAAAATTTTTCAAATATTTTTTAAAAATGACAATATTTTTTCTGGGTTTGGATAATGTGTTACATAGTCATCATTGCCTTTCTGATGTTCAAAATAAGAAAGACAATCATTAATATTACACAAAGAATTTAAATCTATTATAATCTTATCTAATTCATTTTCAGAAAAGCGTTTAAGCGTTTTTTTAAAGAAAAATTCGTTCCAAAGCGAAATAGTACTATTCTCAAAATATACACTTGAGTACTCAAAAATATGGAATTTAAATCTGCTTAATAATTCCTTTCCAAAGATTTATCCTTACAAATTGCATCAAAATTTAATCCAAAAACAACGTTTCCTTTTACACCTCTATGTATAAACTGTATAATTTTTCTAATACCGCTTTCATTGTAATCTGATATCCAAATATTATCTGCTTTTTTTATATAATTTTCATCTAAAAGCTTATTACACAAGTATTCATTTAAAAACTCACTAATAACCTGTTTATTAGGAATATTAAAATTTGAAGAGTGCTTTATATTGAGAAAGTTATAAAAATTCATTTGCTGAAACTACTTCTTACTCTCGTTTAATAAACGTTTCATAATTGCCCATTGTTTTAGGGT is from Flavobacterium dauae and encodes:
- a CDS encoding outer membrane beta-barrel protein; its protein translation is MRFIIVLSLFFLSFNAAQAQQFNNFSLELGGGAHFPFNPKDQTSLSNYISMKQFQVSGRYMFNEKIGLKGQYGYFYFQDKENHLNKSTMHKITLEAVYNLGEALNFNLQERFTLLMHGGAGISLLEPKDRDVYEKIGNLQLGVTPLVKISDQVAFYLDVTPVLNLMQHYSYGGDLLDADYKVQTGFFLTANAGFVFYLGNRNHHADWY